In one Rhodococcus sp. B50 genomic region, the following are encoded:
- a CDS encoding TIGR03621 family F420-dependent LLM class oxidoreductase, protein MTEFRFSVNIFEAGSPDSFVRWCRVVEDAGYDAVYAADHLGVPAPFPVLVAAACATERLRVGTMVLNAGFWNPALLVREIATTDALTGGRLEVGLGAGHMKWEFETAGIDWERFDERADRLETTVRELQRSFAEPDFAEQAALRETFGLPTLRPVQRRGFGGYGPPLIVGGTGDRVLRIAAAHADIVSVAGAVQLPGRPPGTFRIGTAAEADDRVAFARAQAGGRAGDIEWHTLLQAVVETDDRTGTAAALAERLDGTVEADGLLDSPFVLFGSVDEMAEQILRRRERFGFTHFTVHAPYREIFGEVIGRVRALSG, encoded by the coding sequence ATGACCGAGTTCCGCTTCTCCGTCAACATCTTCGAGGCCGGGTCTCCGGACTCCTTCGTCCGCTGGTGCCGTGTCGTCGAGGACGCCGGCTACGACGCGGTCTATGCGGCCGACCATCTCGGTGTACCTGCCCCGTTCCCGGTGCTGGTCGCCGCAGCGTGCGCCACCGAGCGACTGCGGGTCGGGACGATGGTGCTCAACGCCGGATTCTGGAATCCGGCACTGCTCGTCCGCGAGATCGCGACGACCGATGCGCTCACCGGCGGGCGGCTCGAAGTCGGCCTGGGTGCGGGACACATGAAATGGGAGTTCGAGACCGCCGGGATCGACTGGGAACGGTTCGACGAGCGCGCCGACCGACTCGAGACCACCGTGCGGGAACTGCAGCGATCGTTCGCCGAGCCCGATTTCGCCGAGCAGGCCGCGCTGCGCGAGACGTTCGGTCTCCCGACACTCCGGCCGGTGCAGCGTCGCGGATTCGGCGGATACGGCCCGCCCCTGATCGTCGGGGGCACCGGTGACCGGGTCCTCCGGATCGCCGCCGCCCACGCCGACATCGTGAGTGTCGCGGGCGCCGTCCAGCTACCGGGGCGGCCACCGGGAACGTTCCGGATCGGCACTGCGGCCGAGGCGGACGACCGTGTCGCGTTCGCGCGAGCGCAGGCAGGAGGCCGGGCCGGCGACATCGAGTGGCACACCCTGCTCCAGGCGGTCGTGGAAACGGACGACCGGACGGGCACCGCCGCTGCCCTCGCCGAACGGTTGGACGGGACCGTCGAGGCCGACGGGCTTCTCGACTCACCGTTCGTGCTGTTCGGCTCGGTCGACGAGATGGCCGAGCAGATCTTGCGCCGCCGGGAGCGCTTCGGGTTCACCCATTTCACAGTTCACGCGCCGTACCGGGAGATCTTCGGTGAGGTGATCGGCCGGGTGCGTGCCCTCTCGGGCTGA
- a CDS encoding aminotransferase family protein yields MGAIERDGAFVVARGEGAYIWDDAGTRYLDATAGLWFTNIGHGRTEIGDAIAAQVAKLAHYSNFGDLTSEPAVELAERLAAIAPVPGSKIFFTSGGSDSVDSAAKLARRYWQEVGKPGKRLLVSREKAYHGMHVGGTSLAGIPVNSEGYGRLWEDTAQVAWDDAKALLELIDSVGADSIAAFFCEPVIGAGGVYLPPDGYLAEVRDICRDHDILFVVDEVVTGFGRIGGSWFASSRFDLRPDMITTAKGLTSGYLPMGALFVAPQVAEPFFAGGVWWRHGYTYGGHAAAAAAALANLDIIEREDLLVEAARIERTLHAKLAPLAEHPRVAEVRSGVGAVAAVQLADPAEALGFVKTLRQHGISGRAAGQGAMQISPSFVMTDEQIADLADGIAAALG; encoded by the coding sequence ATGGGCGCGATCGAACGGGACGGCGCATTCGTCGTCGCGCGTGGGGAAGGCGCGTACATCTGGGACGACGCCGGAACCCGCTATCTCGATGCCACCGCCGGACTGTGGTTCACCAACATCGGTCACGGCCGCACCGAGATCGGTGACGCGATCGCCGCGCAGGTCGCCAAGCTCGCCCACTACTCGAATTTCGGCGATCTGACCTCCGAACCCGCAGTCGAACTCGCCGAGCGGCTCGCGGCGATCGCCCCGGTCCCCGGCAGCAAGATCTTCTTCACCTCCGGTGGATCCGACTCGGTCGACTCGGCGGCCAAGCTCGCGCGCCGCTACTGGCAGGAGGTCGGGAAGCCCGGCAAACGGCTGCTGGTCTCGCGCGAGAAGGCGTACCACGGCATGCACGTGGGTGGCACCTCGCTCGCCGGTATACCGGTCAACAGCGAGGGTTACGGACGCCTGTGGGAGGACACCGCGCAGGTGGCATGGGACGACGCCAAGGCGCTGCTCGAGCTCATCGATTCGGTCGGCGCCGACTCGATCGCGGCCTTCTTCTGCGAACCCGTCATCGGTGCGGGCGGGGTGTACCTGCCGCCGGACGGCTATCTCGCCGAGGTCCGCGACATCTGCCGCGACCACGACATCCTGTTCGTCGTCGACGAAGTGGTCACCGGCTTCGGGCGTATCGGCGGTTCGTGGTTCGCATCGTCGCGATTCGATCTACGTCCCGACATGATCACCACCGCCAAGGGGCTGACCTCCGGCTATCTGCCGATGGGAGCGTTGTTCGTCGCTCCGCAGGTCGCCGAACCGTTCTTCGCCGGAGGTGTGTGGTGGCGCCACGGGTACACCTACGGCGGACACGCCGCTGCCGCGGCCGCCGCGCTCGCCAACCTCGACATCATCGAGCGCGAGGATCTGCTCGTCGAAGCGGCGCGGATCGAGCGGACTCTGCACGCGAAGCTCGCACCGCTGGCGGAGCATCCGCGGGTGGCCGAGGTGCGCAGCGGTGTCGGTGCGGTGGCGGCCGTGCAGCTCGCCGACCCGGCCGAGGCGCTCGGCTTCGTCAAGACGCTGCGACAGCACGGGATCTCGGGACGCGCCGCCGGTCAGGGCGCGATGCAGATCTCGCCGTCGTTCGTCATGACCGACGAGCAGATCGCCGATCTCGCCGACGGAATTGCCGCAGCGCTCGGCTGA